In Streptomyces alboniger, the following are encoded in one genomic region:
- a CDS encoding gluconokinase, with the protein MSTPHVVVIMGVAGTGKTTIGPLLADRLGVPYAEGDDFHPPENVRKMSSGTPLTDDDRWPWLDAIGSWAHGRAGRGGVVSSSALKRSYRDRLRAAAPGVVFVHLTGDRKLIEERMRQRKGHFMPTALLDSQFATLQPLGGDEAGVAVDVAGSPEEIAARAAEALSHLG; encoded by the coding sequence ATGAGCACCCCCCACGTCGTCGTGATCATGGGCGTGGCAGGGACCGGCAAGACCACGATCGGCCCCCTGCTCGCGGACCGGCTCGGCGTCCCGTACGCCGAAGGCGACGACTTCCACCCGCCGGAGAACGTCCGGAAGATGTCCTCCGGCACTCCGCTCACCGATGACGACCGTTGGCCGTGGCTCGACGCCATCGGCAGCTGGGCGCACGGGCGAGCGGGGCGGGGCGGGGTGGTCAGCAGCTCGGCGCTGAAGCGGAGCTACCGGGACCGGCTGCGGGCCGCCGCCCCCGGCGTCGTCTTCGTCCACCTCACCGGGGACCGGAAGCTCATCGAGGAGCGGATGAGGCAGCGCAAGGGGCACTTCATGCCTACGGCGCTACTTGATTCGCAGTTCGCCACGTTGCAGCCTCTCGGGGGCGATGAGGCGGGGGTTGCCGTCGATGTCGCCGGGTCTCCGGAGGAGATCGCCGCCAGGGCCGCGGAGGCCTTGAGCCACCTCGGCTGA
- a CDS encoding YchJ family protein, with product MSRRATPRPALRPTTCPCGHVEPYEKCCGRLHRGEAAAGTPEELMRSRYSAFAVRDEAYLLRTWHPRTRPPRVEFDPALRWVGLEIEETTEGTAFHTTGTVTFRARYTDGGRPDALHERSRFERLDGAWVYVDGMFID from the coding sequence ATGTCCCGACGCGCCACGCCCCGCCCCGCACTACGCCCCACGACCTGCCCCTGCGGCCACGTCGAGCCGTACGAGAAGTGCTGCGGCCGACTGCACCGCGGCGAGGCCGCCGCCGGCACCCCCGAGGAGCTGATGCGCTCCCGCTACAGCGCCTTCGCGGTGCGGGACGAGGCCTACCTGCTGCGCACCTGGCACCCCCGGACCCGGCCGCCCCGCGTGGAGTTCGACCCGGCGCTGCGCTGGGTGGGCCTGGAGATCGAGGAGACCACCGAGGGCACCGCGTTCCACACCACCGGCACGGTGACCTTCCGGGCCCGGTACACCGACGGGGGCCGCCCGGACGCGCTGCACGAGCGGAGCCGCTTCGAGCGGCTCGACGGGGCGTGGGTGTACGTCGACGGAATGTTCATCGACTGA
- a CDS encoding peroxidase family protein: MADTGQHQQTHERYMGGTPEAERLIFERLAGELMRVQEKNRRASRAADLERALHAKAVLGVENARLRFHDDLPDALRGGFAQPGAAYPATVRLSNASGIRQADGAPDLRGIAVRVAVSTEESHDLLATNHPVSHARDAREFVAFAKVMAGATTRVRKAVALFVGLPLAVGPSTAARMRRNVRSAARRDVTSLAAETYWSRSAILWAQAGPVRYLLRPSGHGPAAGPGTGRRDPQHLRRDLETRLARQDIAFDLCVQRYVDERRTPVEDGSVEWLESVAPALPVGTLTVPSQDLDTAQARAAGRRVDTIGFNPWFTTDDFRPLGNLNRARKAAYEASAAHRHGLRFVTEEPLRNKLFGVPVGAAFRLLNRYVPWHKLPLAASLLNLVFLRKALRRLNLIDAEVHEAPPKAEPVPAPPDERLRTVRSYDGSYNDLSRPAMGAVGAPFGRNLKPVYRPDLFDVPNPVTVSRQLLYRDTFLPATSLNVLAAAWIQFQVHDWVNHGRHKPGGKAVEVPLPPGSTWQNTPGGPAEHVMRFAENEGVELPGDQPPILFANTASHWWDGSEVYGENEQTARYLRVPDGGAELRLEEGHLPLGPNGVPLTGFAESWWMGLSAMHTLFAREHNAVCGALRHAYPSMSQESVYHTARLVVSALIAKIHTVEWTPAVLATEAIDLGLHTNWDGPPSSWVHKLGLWLLESHSLTGIPHTLPDHHAAPYSLTEDFVTVYRMHPLIPDDFELREHHFGRRLETLGFRDIQGAAAEGAIRKTGLADTLYSFGIAHPGAITLHNFPRALQQFERDGEIIDLSVVDLVRTRRRGVPRYNDFREGLHKPRIRRFEDLSQDPETVARLRDVYRSVDEIDTVVGLFAENPPHGFGFSDTAFRVFILMATRRLQSDRFLTVDFRPEIYTPLGIDWVQKGGMKSVLLRHCPDLAGLLPRGASAFAPWRHVQPVGGGGGGGGGHAGR; the protein is encoded by the coding sequence ATGGCCGACACCGGACAGCACCAGCAGACTCACGAGCGCTACATGGGCGGCACCCCCGAAGCGGAACGCCTGATCTTCGAACGCCTGGCCGGTGAGCTGATGAGGGTCCAGGAGAAGAACCGCCGCGCGAGCCGGGCCGCCGACCTGGAACGCGCCCTGCACGCCAAGGCCGTCCTCGGCGTCGAGAACGCCAGGCTCCGCTTCCACGACGACCTCCCCGACGCCCTGCGCGGCGGCTTCGCGCAACCCGGCGCCGCCTACCCCGCGACCGTACGGCTCTCCAACGCGAGCGGCATCCGGCAGGCCGACGGGGCACCCGACCTGCGCGGCATCGCCGTGCGCGTGGCGGTGTCCACCGAGGAGAGCCACGATCTGCTCGCCACCAACCACCCCGTCTCGCACGCCCGTGACGCCCGTGAGTTCGTGGCCTTCGCCAAGGTCATGGCGGGCGCCACCACCCGCGTACGGAAGGCCGTCGCGCTCTTCGTCGGACTCCCGCTCGCCGTCGGGCCCTCCACGGCCGCGCGGATGCGCCGCAACGTCCGGTCCGCCGCCCGCCGCGACGTCACCAGCCTCGCGGCCGAGACGTACTGGAGCCGCAGCGCCATCCTGTGGGCACAAGCGGGCCCCGTCCGCTATCTGCTGCGCCCCTCCGGCCACGGCCCGGCCGCGGGGCCCGGAACCGGCCGTCGCGATCCCCAGCACCTGCGCCGCGACCTGGAGACCCGCCTCGCCCGCCAGGACATCGCCTTCGACCTGTGCGTCCAGCGGTACGTCGACGAGCGGCGCACGCCCGTCGAGGACGGCTCCGTCGAATGGCTGGAGTCCGTCGCGCCCGCGCTGCCCGTCGGCACGCTCACCGTCCCGAGCCAGGACCTCGACACCGCACAGGCGCGCGCCGCGGGGCGCCGCGTGGACACGATCGGCTTCAACCCGTGGTTCACCACCGACGACTTCCGCCCCCTCGGCAATCTCAACCGCGCCCGCAAGGCCGCGTACGAGGCGAGCGCGGCCCACCGCCACGGGCTGCGCTTCGTCACCGAGGAACCGCTGCGCAACAAGCTGTTCGGCGTCCCCGTCGGCGCCGCGTTCCGGCTGCTGAACCGCTATGTGCCCTGGCACAAGCTGCCGCTGGCGGCGAGCCTGCTCAACCTCGTCTTCCTGCGCAAGGCGCTGCGCCGCCTCAACCTCATCGACGCCGAGGTCCACGAGGCACCGCCCAAGGCCGAGCCGGTGCCGGCCCCGCCCGATGAACGGCTGCGTACGGTCCGTTCCTACGACGGGTCGTACAACGACCTCTCCCGTCCCGCCATGGGCGCCGTGGGCGCGCCCTTCGGACGCAACCTCAAGCCGGTCTACCGGCCCGACCTCTTCGACGTACCGAACCCCGTCACGGTCAGCCGCCAACTCCTGTACCGCGACACGTTCCTGCCCGCGACCTCGCTGAACGTCCTGGCCGCCGCCTGGATCCAGTTCCAGGTGCATGACTGGGTCAACCACGGCCGCCACAAGCCGGGCGGCAAGGCCGTCGAGGTGCCGCTGCCGCCCGGCAGCACCTGGCAGAACACCCCCGGCGGGCCCGCGGAGCACGTGATGCGCTTCGCCGAGAACGAAGGCGTCGAACTGCCCGGCGATCAGCCGCCGATCCTGTTCGCCAACACCGCCTCCCACTGGTGGGACGGCTCCGAGGTGTACGGCGAGAACGAACAGACCGCCAGGTATCTGCGCGTACCGGACGGTGGCGCCGAACTGCGCCTGGAGGAAGGGCACCTGCCCCTCGGCCCGAACGGCGTGCCGCTCACCGGATTCGCCGAGAGCTGGTGGATGGGGCTCAGCGCCATGCACACCCTCTTCGCCCGCGAGCACAACGCGGTCTGCGGCGCGCTGCGGCACGCCTACCCCTCGATGAGCCAGGAGAGCGTCTACCACACGGCACGCCTCGTCGTCTCCGCCCTCATCGCCAAGATCCATACCGTCGAGTGGACCCCGGCGGTCCTCGCCACCGAGGCCATCGACCTCGGCCTGCACACCAACTGGGACGGCCCTCCCAGCAGTTGGGTCCACAAGCTCGGCCTGTGGCTCCTCGAATCCCACTCGCTGACGGGCATCCCCCACACCCTGCCGGACCACCACGCGGCGCCGTACTCCCTGACGGAGGACTTCGTCACCGTCTACCGCATGCACCCGCTGATCCCCGACGACTTCGAGCTGCGCGAGCACCACTTCGGACGGCGCCTGGAAACCCTCGGCTTCCGCGACATCCAGGGCGCCGCGGCCGAGGGCGCCATCCGCAAGACGGGCCTCGCCGACACGCTGTACTCCTTCGGCATCGCCCACCCCGGCGCGATCACGCTCCACAACTTCCCGCGCGCGCTCCAGCAGTTCGAGCGCGACGGCGAGATCATCGACCTGTCCGTCGTCGACCTGGTCCGCACCCGGCGGCGCGGCGTGCCCCGCTACAACGACTTCCGCGAGGGCCTGCACAAGCCGCGCATACGCCGCTTCGAGGACCTCTCGCAGGACCCCGAGACCGTCGCCCGCCTCAGGGACGTCTACCGCTCGGTCGACGAGATCGACACGGTCGTAGGCCTGTTCGCCGAGAACCCGCCGCACGGCTTCGGCTTCAGCGACACGGCCTTCCGTGTCTTCATCCTGATGGCCACCCGCCGACTCCAGAGCGACCGCTTCCTCACCGTCGACT
- a CDS encoding FadR/GntR family transcriptional regulator, producing the protein MTAQARGLHSRVLESLGPAITAGEYPPGSVLRTDELAQRFEVSRSVMREAVRVLESMHLVASRRRVGVTVLPTEEWNVYDPQVIRWRLAGADRPRQLRSLTVLRSAIEPVAAGLAARHATAAQCAELTECALGMVAHSRGHQLEGYLRYDVAFHRVILNASGNEMFARLGDVVAEVLTGRTAHQVMFEDPDPPAVSLHVQVAEAVREGDAARAEALTRQIALGALEELDILAP; encoded by the coding sequence ATGACCGCACAGGCCCGAGGGCTGCACTCCCGCGTACTGGAAAGCCTCGGGCCCGCCATCACCGCGGGCGAGTACCCACCGGGCAGCGTCCTGCGCACGGACGAGCTGGCCCAGCGCTTCGAGGTCTCCCGCTCCGTGATGCGGGAGGCGGTCCGGGTCCTTGAGTCCATGCACCTCGTCGCCTCCCGGCGCCGCGTGGGCGTGACCGTACTGCCCACCGAGGAGTGGAACGTCTACGACCCGCAGGTCATCCGGTGGCGGCTGGCCGGCGCCGACCGGCCGCGGCAGCTGCGCTCCCTCACCGTGCTGCGCTCCGCGATCGAACCGGTCGCCGCGGGCCTCGCCGCCCGGCACGCCACGGCCGCCCAGTGCGCGGAGCTGACCGAGTGCGCCCTCGGCATGGTCGCCCACTCGCGCGGCCACCAGCTGGAGGGCTATCTGAGGTACGACGTCGCCTTCCACCGGGTCATCCTCAACGCCTCCGGCAACGAGATGTTCGCCCGGCTCGGCGACGTCGTCGCGGAGGTCCTGACCGGGCGCACCGCCCACCAGGTGATGTTCGAGGACCCCGACCCGCCCGCCGTCTCGCTGCACGTCCAGGTGGCGGAGGCCGTCCGGGAGGGCGACGCGGCCCGCGCCGAGGCGCTGACGCGGCAGATCGCCCTGGGCGCCCTGGAGGAGCTGGACATCCTGGCGCCCTGA